The following are from one region of the Vicia villosa cultivar HV-30 ecotype Madison, WI unplaced genomic scaffold, Vvil1.0 ctg.000052F_1_1, whole genome shotgun sequence genome:
- the LOC131623113 gene encoding uncharacterized protein LOC131623113, which translates to MKASQSHQKNYHDKRRKSLEFEKDGHVFLRVTPITSVGRALISGKLTPPFIGPYQISKKIGEVAYLIAFPPSISNLHDVFHVSQLRRYITNLSHVIQLDDVRVRDNFTIDTSSMRIEDREVKKLRGKEIVLVEVIWGGVDNDNITWELKDKMGELYPELFV; encoded by the coding sequence atgaaggcttctcagagtcatcAGAAGaattaccatgataagaggaggaagtcACTTGAGTTCGAGAAGGATGgacatgtgtttcttcgagttacgccgATAACGAGTGTTGGTAGGGCTTTGATATCGGGTAAGTTAACGCCGccttttattggtccttatcaaatTTCGAAGAAGataggtgaagtggcatatctAATTGCATTTCCACCGTCGAtttctaatcttcatgatgtgttccatgtgtctcaattgaggaggtataTTACGAATCTATCGCATGTTATCCAATTAGATGATGTTCGAGTAAGAGATAATTTCACAATTGATACATCATctatgcgaattgaagatcgagaggtgaagaagcttcgtggtaaagAAATTGTTTTGGTGGaagtgatatggggtggagtAGACAATGacaatatcacttgggaactcaAGGATAAGATGGGGGAATTATATCCAGAGTTGTTTGTTTGA